In the genome of Streptomyces sp. Q6, the window ACGCAACCTGCGCCGCCGGGGGACCACCACGGAGGTCGCCGTGTCCACGGCGCAGGAGCCCACGGCCATGACCGCCCCGCAGGACCTCACCCCACGCTGAACGAACCGCCCGGCGGCTCCGGCGACGGCACCGCGTCCCCCTCGGTCACCGGCCGCGCGTCGCCGACGAAGCGGTGCAGGCCCGCGCCGTGCTCGACCCGGGCGGGGAACGCGTCGCGTGCGGTGCGCCGGGCCAGCTCCGGCACGTCGAACGCGGTCTGCGAGGCGACGAGGACGGCGTTGCCGAACCGCCGGCCGCGCAGCACCGCGGGCTCGGCGACGAGGGCCAGGTGCGCGAAGACCGCCCGGAACGTGGCCAGTTGGGAGCGCAGGAACGCGAAGGGCGCACCGTCCGCGAGGTTCGCGGCGTAGCTGCCGCCCGGCCGCAGCACCCGGTCCGCCTCACGCGCGTACGCCTTGGTGGTCAGGTGCGCGGGGACCCGGGACCCGCCGAACACGTCGGCCACCAGCACGTCCACGGAGTCCGACGGCGCGGCCTCCAGCCAGGTCCGCGCATCGGCGCCGTGCACGTCGACGCCCGCGCCGTCCGGCAGCGGCAGGTGTTCGCCGACGAGCGCGAGCAGCCCGCGGTCGGCGTCGACGACGTGCTGGCGCGACCCGGGCCGGGTCGCGGCGACATAGCGGGGCAGGGTCAGCGCGCCCCCGCCGAGGTGCAGCACGTCGAGCGGCCGCCCGTCCTCGGCCGCGCAGTCCAGGACGTGCCCGAGGCGCCGCGCGTACTCGAACTCCAGGTGCGTCGGCTCGTCGAGGTCGACGTAGGACTGCGGCGCCCCGTCGACCGTGAGCAGCCAGGCCCGCCGCCGGTCCACGTCGGGCATCAGCTTGGCGACGCCGTGGTCGACGGCGCGGGTGACGGGTATCGGCTCGGGGTCGGGTGCGTTCACGGGTTCATTGTGCCGGGAGCACGGGGCGGGGTGTGCCGCTCCGGATCTCAGCCGCCCCACACCCGCAGGACCTGCGCCACGTGCCCGGCCGCCTGCTCCCGGCCCGCCCGTGCCGCGGGCGCGCGCCGCGTCGGGTCGAGGGTGTTGCTGCCGAAGGCGCGGCGGGCCGCGCGGTCGGGGGTGATCAGGGTGACGCGGGCGCCGGCGTCGGCCAGCCGGGCGGCCTGGGTGCGGGCCGCGTGCAGGACACCCCGCCGGCCGCGATCGGCGCCACGACGACGACCCGGTCGTGGCCCTCGGCGAGGTGGGCGTTGGCCGGGGAGCGGGTGCCGCCGTCGATCCAGCGGTCACCGTCGAGGGTGACCGGCGGCCAGACCCCGGGCACCGCGCAGCTCGCCGCGACGGCGTCGACCAGGCCGACCCCGCAGCTCCCGTCGAATACCCGGAACGCGCCGGTGCGCGCCTGGACCGCCGTCACGAGGAGCCGCCGGTCCGGCCAGTCGTGCGAGACGAGCCGCCCGGCGATGACCGCGCGCCGCTCCGCCTCGGCGGGCGTGCGGGCGTCGAGGGCGAGGCGCCCGAGCTTGCGCCCGTAGGACTCGATCGAGCGTGAGGAGAGCGCGGCGCGCGCGTAGCGGAAGGTCGCGGTCGAGCCGAGATGCCCGGTCAACTCGCCTTTCGGGACGGCGAGTTGACGCTCGTAGAGCCGCTCGGGTGTGAGCAGGCCCGAGGTGAGCTGGGCGCCCACGACGGCGCCCGCGGAGGTGCCGATGACGGTGTCCGCGTCCCACAGACCGGTGCCGGCCTCGGCGAGCCCGTGCAGCAGCCCGGACATCCAGCCGATGCCGGCGAGCCCGCCGCCCCCGAGGACGAGTGCTCTGCCCGCCACCGCGACCTCCGCCGCCGAGAACCGTCGTGTCAGCGGACAGTGTGACGTACTGGTGTGCGGTCGGGACCCCGGGGTCCCGACCGCACACCGCGCGCTCACCGTCCGGACACCCGGCTCACTCCACGGACGTCACCGTCCCCGCGCCGACGGTCCGCCCGCCCTCGCGGATCGCGAAGCCGAGCCCCGGCTCGAGCGGGACGTCGCGGCCGAGCTCGACCGTCATGGTGACGGTCTCGCCGGGCCGCGCGACGGCGGCCTCGCCGAGGTCGATGTCCCCGACGACGTCCGCGGTGCGCAGATAGAACTGCGGCCGGTAGCCGGTGGCGACCGGGGTGCTCCTGCCCCCTTCCGCCGCCGACAGGACGTACACCTGCGCGGTGAAGCGGCGCGCGGGCCGCACGCTGTCCGGCGCGGCGACGACGTGCCCGCGCCGCACCGCGTCGCGGGCGACACCGCGCAGCAGCAGCGCCACGTTGTCCCCGGCCTGCGCCTCGTCCATCGGCTTGCCGAAGGTCTCGACGCCGGTGACGACGGTCTCGCCCTCCTTGAGGGCGTCGGCCCCGTGGACGCGCACGCGGTCGCCGACCTTGACCCGGCCGCGCTCGACCGCCCCGGTGACGACGGTGCCGCGCCCGCTGATGGTCATGACGTTCTCGACCGACAGCAGGAACGGCGCGTCCACGTACCGCTCCGGCATCGGGACGTACGTGTCCACGGCGTCGAGCAGCGCCTCGATGGACGCCGTCCAGCGCGCGTCGCCCTCCAGGGCCTTGAGCCCGGAGACCCGCACCACGGGCACGGAGTCGCCGCCGTAGCCGTGCGCGGACAGCAGGTCGCGCACTTCGAGCTCGACGAGGTCGGAGAGCTCCTCGTCGCCCGCGTCCGCCTTGTTGAGGGCGACGACGATGTGGTCGACGCCGACCTGCCGCGCGAGGAGCACGTGCTCGGCGGTCTGCGGCATGATCCCGTCGAGCGCGGAGACGACGAGGATCGCTCCGTCGAGCTGGGCCGCGCCGGTCACCATGTTCTTGACGTAGTCGGCGTGACCCGGCATGTCCACGTGCGCGTAGTGGCGCGTGTCGGTCTCGTACTCGACGTGCGCGATGTTGATGGTGATACCGCGCTGCGCCTCCTCGGGCGCCTTGTCGATCCGGTCGAAGGGGACGAACGTGCCGGCGCCCCGCGCGGCGAGGACCTTGGTGATGGCGGCGGTCAGGGTGGTCTTGCCGTGGTCGACATGGCCCATGGTGCCGATGTTCAGGTGCGGCTTGGTGCGCACGTATGCCGTCTTGGGCATGGCTGAGGGTGTTCCTTTCCGGAACAGAAATGCGTGAAGCCTCCAACTGACCGAGGCGGGGACCCCTGAGCGGAACCGACCCTCCCCCTGCGGGGTCCGCCGGAATGTCCGGAGAGGGTCAGCGTCGCGCGCCGTCGACGGCTGCCGCGCCGTGGGCGTCGAGGAGGACGGCAGCCTGAGCAGCGCCCGCGACTGCGGGCGGAGCTGCGAGGAAGGCGTGCCGGAACATGAGGCAGATCCTCGCCCACGCGACGTCGCGCGTCGAATGGTTTTCCGCGCCCGGCGGCCCGGCCTCGCGGTGCGGTCACCCGCCTACGTTCTTCAGCGCTTCCCGCACGGACAGCGGCGCGAGCACGTCGCGGTGGGCGGCGACGAAGCCGCGGACGGCGTCGGCGTCGGTCTTGGCGTACTCGCGCAGCGCCCAGCCGACGGCCTTGCGGAGGAAGAAGTCGGGGTGCCCGGCCTGGCGCAGGCAGTACGCGAAGAGGCGCTCGGTGTCGGTCGCGTCCTTGTAGCGGAGCTGGTGCAGCAGCGCCGTTCTGGCGAGCCAGAGGTCCGGGTCCTCGATCCAGGCGTCCATGGTGGCGGCCAGCTCGGGATCGGCCGCGACGAGAGCGCCCACCACATGGGCGGCGAGCAGGTCGACGGTGTCCCACCAGGGGACGGTCGTGATCAGCTGCCGCGCCACGGGCAGGAAGGGCGAGGTCAGGAGGCGTACGTGGCGCCTCAGGTAGTCGATCGCGAAATAGGCGTATTCGCGCTCGGGCAGCGCCCAGCAGCGCAGCGCGACGGCGGTCAGATCACGCTCGTCGGGCCGGGGCAGTCCTTCCAGGACGGTGCGCGACAGCTGTCTGCGCTCGGGCGAGGGGAGCCCGAGGAACGGGGCGACGTCCTTCATGTAGGCGCGCATGTGCGCGGCCCGCTCCGGGTCGGCCGCGGCGCCGTACACCTCCGTGAGCCGGGGCAGCACGGTGTCGGCGAGCACGCTGGGCGGCGCCGCGATGACGGACATGTGACTCTCCTCGCAAGCGGGGCATCAGCCGGGAAAGTGAGACACAACCTACGGCGATCTTATGTATCCGTCGGTTAGTCTCCCCGGATGTTCGAGACCGTCCCCGCCCGCCCCGCCGGGCTCGCCGCGCGCTGTACGAGGGCTCTGCTGTCTCCCTGGTCACGGCTGTCGCTCCTGGTGATGCTGCTGGCCGCGGGCGCGACGAGCGTGCTGGTCTTCGAGCCGCAGCGGATCCTCGCCGACGGCTGGCCGCCGCAGGTGAACGGGGCGGCGGCGCTGGTCCTCTTCGCCGTGGCGTACGGACTGTGCACGGTGGCGTTCGTGCCGCGGCCGCTGCTCAATCTCGCGGCGGGGGCCCTCTTCGGCTCGCAGCTGGGGCTCGTCGGGGCGATCGGCGGGACGGTGTTCGGGGCCGGTGTGTCGTTCGGCCTCGGCCGTCTCCTCGGCCAGGAGGCGCTGCGCCCGCTCGTGCGCGGCCGCTGGCTGAAGGCGGCGGACGGCCAGTTGAGCCGGCACGGCTTCCGCTCGATGCTGGCGGCCCGCCTCTTCCCGGGCGTCCCGTTCTGGGCGGCCAACTACTGCGCCTCGATCTCCCGGATGGGCTGGCTGCCGTTCCTCCTGGCCACGGCGCTCGGCTCGATCCCGAACACGGCGGCGTACGTGGTCGCGGGCGCCCGCGCCTCGACGCCCACGTCCCCGGTGTTCCTCATCGCGATGGGCTTCATCGCGGTCACGGGTCTCGCGGGCGCCGTCGTGGCATGGTTCAAGCGCCACCAGCTGAAGGGCTCGGCGGACTCCGCGTAGCTCAGTCGGCCCGGTACACGTCGAGGCGCCCGCACATCCCGAACGTCCCGCGTGCGGAGGGTACGGCGGACCGTACGGCCGCGTCGGCGAGATGTCCGGCGTCGCCCGCCGCGAGCCGGTCGAGCTGGTGGCCCGTCGCGGCGGACGCGGCGGCGGCCCCCGCTGCCACCGGGTACGCCACTCCTCGGTCCGCCGCCGTACGAGGGCGGCCGCCGCCTCGTGGAAGGCGGCCAGTTCCTTCGGCTCCTCGCGCAGCCGCAGGTATCCCTCGATCGCGAGATCACGCCGGGCCCGCGCCGCCCGCTCCCGCTCCGCCTCGGGGGCGTCGACGGGCAGGGCGGTGGCGGCGGCGTACGTCTCGGGGTCGGTCAGATAGCGCGGCGGCAGCGTGAGCACGGCGTCGCCGGCCTCCGGGAGTCCGCTGTTCTGCATGAGGACGACGATGCGCAGCGCACCGTCCTCGTTGACGAGGCGGTGGACGGTGCCCGGCGTGAACCAGGCGACCGTCCCCGCGACGAGCGGCGTCTGCGCGTACCCCGACGCGGTGAGCGTCTGGACGGCGCCGCGCCCGCCCGTGACGACGTACCCCTCGCTGCACGTCAGATGCAGATGCGGGGTGCCGCCGCACAGCCCGTCGGCGGCCGGCCAGTCGTACACGGACAGGTGCGAGACGGCGACGCCGCCGGGCAGGCCGGTGAAGGAGGGCGGGCTCACCACGCGTGCTCCGCGAGGTACGTGACGATCTCCTCCCGCTCCCACTGCCCGTCCGCGACGACGACGCGGTAGCGGCGGGTGAGGGTCTCGCCGGGCGCCAGGACGAGTTCGTCGAAGTACGCGAAGGACGGCGCCACGGCCGCGAACGGTTCGTCGCGCACGAACCAGTGCGCGGGATGCCCGCCCCGCTCCCCCGCGTGGTCGTTCTCCGGTGCGTGCTCGAAGACGAGCGTGGCGTGCCCGTCGACGCCGTCGAGCTCGGCGCTGTACGCGAGCCAGGGCGCCTGCGTCCCCATGATCTGCGGGCCCTCGGCGTCGGCGGTCTGCACGCGCCCGTCACGGAAGCCGCGCGGGCCGCGCCAGAACAGCCCGGTGTAGCCCGCGAGTTCACGGCCATGGGTGGTGGGGCTGCCGAAGCGCAGGGGTTCGGCGCGGCGGTTGGTGACGGCGCTGCTCCAGGTCAGCGCCCAGGACCCGGTGGCCGGGTCCACGTCCCGCACGTCGATCCGGCGCTCCTCGTCGGCCCACAGTTCACCGTCGTACGGGTGCCAGGTCAGGCGCTCGGCGAGGGTGGCGGTGCCGTCCTCGCGGGCGGTGACCTCGTCGAAGGCGACGTGCGCCATGGAGCCGACGCGTTCGGGCAGCGGCAGGTAACCCTCGCCGGGCACATAGGAGTTGCCGCCCCACAGGTTCTGCCCCGACAGGTGCGAGGCGGTCATCTGAAGGCCCTTGTGCCAGCGGTGGTCGTTGGGCCGGTAGTCGGTGACGGGGGCGCCGGACAGGGTGCGGATCGGGTGGAGGTAGGGCTTGGGCGCCTCCCACGCGGCCTCGGGGCGGTAGACGTAGGCGAACAGCTCGACGCCGGTGGTGGGTTCGGTGACGGTGATCCGGTCGCCGTGGGTGTGGACGACGCGCAGGGCCTCACCCATGGGAGGCCTCCTCGGCGGGCGCCCAGCCGGGGGCGCCGCCGTGCAGGGCGGTGTAGTACGGGTCTCCGGGACCGATCTCCCCGGCGCGGACGGTGACGTCGGTGAACGCCGACTTGTAGAGGGCCGAGACGAGCTCCAGGCTGGTGCGGCCGTCGGCCCCGCTGCTGCGCGGGCGCACCCCGGCCCGCATCGAGGCGACGAGCTCGCGCAGCTGGGCGAGGTGCGAGCTGGGCACGTCGGTGCCGAAGTCCTGCCAGGAGGCGGCGAGTTCGGCCGGGACGTCGCGAGCCGGGGTGACGACCCAGTCGGCGTTCCCGTACCCGTACAGATGCGTGAGCTCCATGGTCGCGCGCTCGCAGTCGATGCGGATGCGGCTGACCTCGTCGGGGCTGAGGACGCTGTTGACGATCGTGGCCATGGCCCCGCTCTCGAACCGCACCAGGGCGGTGGAGACGTCCTCGGTCTCGACGTCGTGCACGAGCCGCCCGGCCATGGCCCGCACCTCGGACCACGGGCCGAGGATGTCGAGCATCAGGTCCATCTGGTGGATCCCGTGCCCCATGGCGGGGCCGCCGCCCTCGGTGGCCCAACGCCCGCGCCACGGCACGGAGTAGTAGGCGGTGTCCCGGTACCAGGTGGTCTGGCAGTGGGCGACGAGCGGCCGTCCGACGTCCCCCTTGGCGAGCAGTTCCCGTACGTGCCGGGCGCCCGAGCCGAACCGGTGCTGGAACACGATGGCGGCGTACGGCCCGCCCTCCGCGCCCTCCGCGGCCTCGATGGCGTCGAACTCCTCCAGCGACGGCGTCGGCGGCTTCTCGCACCACACCCAGGCCCCGGCCCGCAGGGCGGCGACGGTCTGCTCGCGGTGCAGGGTCGGCGGGGTGCACACGGTGACGAGGTCGGGCCGCTGCTCGTCGAGCATCCGCTGGAGGTCGGTGTACGGGTGCGGTATCCCGCCGTCCGCGCAGAACCGCCGGACGGCGTCGTCGTCGACGTCGACCGCCGCGACGACCTCGACCTCACCCTCCTCGGCGAGTTCCTGGAGGGCCGGCAGGTGACTGCCGCGGGCGATGCCGCCGGCGCCGACGACGGCGACCTTGAGGCGGGAGGCACGGGGGCCGGAACGGTCTGGTGCGGGTGCGCTGCGCATGGGCGCGATCAACACTCCATCGGGGTGCGGTGACGGGGCCTGGTGCGCGGTGACGCCGCCACGGCACGCCGTAGCAAGCGCTTTCCACGCGGGGTCGACGCTATGCGGGGAGGCGGAGGGGGGTCAACAGGGCGGCGGGGCGGATCCGGCGGACCCGGAGCCTCGCGGCGGGGCGGATGCGGTGGCCCTGGAGCCTCGCGGCGGGGCGGATCCGGTGGCCCCGGAGCGCCTGCGCCCCGCCTCGGTCGCCGACAGCGCGGTGGTGTCCGACGCCTCGGTCTCCGCGCGGCGCAGGCCCCGGGCCAGTGCCAGCGTGACCACGGCGGACGCGGCCGCGAGGAGCGGCAGGGCCGTGCGGGGCGAGGTCGCCTCGGCCAGGGCGCCCGCGAGGACCGCGCCCACCCCCTGCATCGTGAGCATCCCCGCCGTGTGCAACCCGAGGGCGTGGCCGCTGAGTTCGTCCGGGGTGAGGGCGAGGAGGTGTTCCTGGAGGAGCAGGCTCGCCGCGAACCCGACCGAGGCGAGCGCGACCGCCACCAGCGCCACCGGAAGAGCGGGCCCCGCGGCGAACAGCAGATAGGGGACGGCGAGCAGCAGGCGCAGCGGTGCGCCGAGGCGGCCGCGCAGCCGCGTGGGCACGAACCGTCCGACGACCGTGTCCCCGGCGAGCATGCCGAACGCCGCGCATGCGAAGAGCAGGCCCGCGTGCGCGGGGTCGTACGGGACGAAGAGGGCTTCACAGCCGACGATCAGGCCGTTGGGGACCCAGAGCGCGAGGTAGACGCAGCGGCGCGCGGGCGAGGACCACAAGCGGGCGTTGCCACGCATCGTCGCGGCGAGGGAGGGGCGCCCCGCGGCCCGCGCCGGGCGCCGGGTCAGGCCGAGGCGGGCCACCGTCGCCGACAGGGCGTACGACGCGGCGGCGATCAGCAGCGTGCCGCGCGGCGACGTGAGCGCCACCAGGAGCCCGCCGACCGCGTAGCCGAGGATCTGGCAGGCACCTGCGCTCATGTTGAGGACGGAGCGGCCGAGGAGGTAGCCGTCCTTGGGCAGGATGTCGGTGAGCAGGCCGTAGCGGACGCCGCCGCCCAGCGCCGCGGGCACGCCCTGCGCGAGGACGAGGGCGAGCGCGGCCGCCGTGGGCAGGCCGGGCGCGGCCTGGGTCGCGGTGGCGACGGCGAGGAAGAGGAGAGTCCGGCGAGGGCCGCGCGGGGCGGCAGCCGGTCCGCCGCGGACAGCAGCGTGAGCGCGCCCACCACCTGGGCGAGTGACGGCCCGAACATGGCGAGCGCGGACAGCAGCGGTGATCCGGTGGAGGCGTAGACGAGCGAGCCGAGGGC includes:
- a CDS encoding fused MFS/spermidine synthase; translated protein: MPDVDRRRAWLLTVDGAPQSYVDLDEPTHLEFEYARRLGHVLDCAAEDGRPLDVLHLGGGALTLPRYVAATRPGSRQHVVDADRGLLALVGEHLPLPDGAGVDVHGADARTWLEAAPSDSVDVLVADVFGGSRVPAHLTTKAYAREADRVLRPGGSYAANLADGAPFAFLRSQLATFRAVFAHLALVAEPAVLRGRRFGNAVLVASQTAFDVPELARRTARDAFPARVEHGAGLHRFVGDARPVTEGDAVPSPEPPGGSFSVG
- a CDS encoding patatin-like phospholipase family protein; the encoded protein is MAGRALVLGGGGLAGIGWMSGLLHGLAEAGTGLWDADTVIGTSAGAVVGAQLTSGLLTPERLYERQLAVPKGELTGHLGSTATFRYARAALSSRSIESYGRKLGRLALDARTPAEAERRAVIAGRLVSHDWPDRRLLVTAVQARTGAFRVFDGSCGVGLVDAVAASCAVPGVWPPVTLDGDRWIDGGTRSPANAHLAEGHDRVVVVAPIAAGGVSCTRPAPRPPGWPTPAPASP
- the tuf gene encoding elongation factor Tu — protein: MPKTAYVRTKPHLNIGTMGHVDHGKTTLTAAITKVLAARGAGTFVPFDRIDKAPEEAQRGITINIAHVEYETDTRHYAHVDMPGHADYVKNMVTGAAQLDGAILVVSALDGIMPQTAEHVLLARQVGVDHIVVALNKADAGDEELSDLVELEVRDLLSAHGYGGDSVPVVRVSGLKALEGDARWTASIEALLDAVDTYVPMPERYVDAPFLLSVENVMTISGRGTVVTGAVERGRVKVGDRVRVHGADALKEGETVVTGVETFGKPMDEAQAGDNVALLLRGVARDAVRRGHVVAAPDSVRPARRFTAQVYVLSAAEGGRSTPVATGYRPQFYLRTADVVGDIDLGEAAVARPGETVTMTVELGRDVPLEPGLGFAIREGGRTVGAGTVTSVE
- a CDS encoding DNA alkylation repair protein, which translates into the protein MSVIAAPPSVLADTVLPRLTEVYGAAADPERAAHMRAYMKDVAPFLGLPSPERRQLSRTVLEGLPRPDERDLTAVALRCWALPEREYAYFAIDYLRRHVRLLTSPFLPVARQLITTVPWWDTVDLLAAHVVGALVAADPELAATMDAWIEDPDLWLARTALLHQLRYKDATDTERLFAYCLRQAGHPDFFLRKAVGWALREYAKTDADAVRGFVAAHRDVLAPLSVREALKNVGG
- a CDS encoding TVP38/TMEM64 family protein codes for the protein MFETVPARPAGLAARCTRALLSPWSRLSLLVMLLAAGATSVLVFEPQRILADGWPPQVNGAAALVLFAVAYGLCTVAFVPRPLLNLAAGALFGSQLGLVGAIGGTVFGAGVSFGLGRLLGQEALRPLVRGRWLKAADGQLSRHGFRSMLAARLFPGVPFWAANYCASISRMGWLPFLLATALGSIPNTAAYVVAGARASTPTSPVFLIAMGFIAVTGLAGAVVAWFKRHQLKGSADSA
- a CDS encoding PmoA family protein, with product MGEALRVVHTHGDRITVTEPTTGVELFAYVYRPEAAWEAPKPYLHPIRTLSGAPVTDYRPNDHRWHKGLQMTASHLSGQNLWGGNSYVPGEGYLPLPERVGSMAHVAFDEVTAREDGTATLAERLTWHPYDGELWADEERRIDVRDVDPATGSWALTWSSAVTNRRAEPLRFGSPTTHGRELAGYTGLFWRGPRGFRDGRVQTADAEGPQIMGTQAPWLAYSAELDGVDGHATLVFEHAPENDHAGERGGHPAHWFVRDEPFAAVAPSFAYFDELVLAPGETLTRRYRVVVADGQWEREEIVTYLAEHAW
- a CDS encoding Gfo/Idh/MocA family oxidoreductase; translated protein: MRSAPAPDRSGPRASRLKVAVVGAGGIARGSHLPALQELAEEGEVEVVAAVDVDDDAVRRFCADGGIPHPYTDLQRMLDEQRPDLVTVCTPPTLHREQTVAALRAGAWVWCEKPPTPSLEEFDAIEAAEGAEGGPYAAIVFQHRFGSGARHVRELLAKGDVGRPLVAHCQTTWYRDTAYYSVPWRGRWATEGGGPAMGHGIHQMDLMLDILGPWSEVRAMAGRLVHDVETEDVSTALVRFESGAMATIVNSVLSPDEVSRIRIDCERATMELTHLYGYGNADWVVTPARDVPAELAASWQDFGTDVPSSHLAQLRELVASMRAGVRPRSSGADGRTSLELVSALYKSAFTDVTVRAGEIGPGDPYYTALHGGAPGWAPAEEASHG